Proteins encoded in a region of the Paenibacillus pedocola genome:
- a CDS encoding carbohydrate binding domain-containing protein, producing MKRNRWLIPVLITSIVLSVMTNLFVLAPSQADAASIGTVTENDTIYQIMVDRFNDGDTSNNATGAAIRYGETSEDDFRYMKGGDWQGVINKLPYIANMGYTAIWISPVAEPQMTNRDNNGTGKNTAYHGYNVKDPNAANPYFGTKEKLKELVDSAHALGIKVIIDVVPNHIGDYMLGTQAYYDIAGLQPAAPFNNPAWYHHNGDINWSLADGRYDQWAQDYLENHDLGGLDDIDFDVPAAKQAVFSSIKAWFDYTGADGARVDAAKLIKPSDIGELQNLLGVNTFGENFDGNAEFVSRWVGTNKEWGMLDFPMFFSVLNSFAYGQSFDSNIKSTLAQDSYYNGNANHMVTFIDNHDRNRFLTEAGGSVEKMQNALSFIFTVRGTPVVFQGTEQNKGNGNGQIMTGGIADTWNRWSMVKRDANGNVLENYFNENTSTYKHIAKLNEIRKNNPALRTGTQREMWSAQNLYAFSRRIDSGTNVGQEVISVFSNAASGTQTVTIPLRAESTLTVGTVLINQLNTSDTVTVQSGGATGKQITVAVGANSAKIYSKTQPVTDTVAPSIPGNVTATVQNASSALVSWTASTDNVGVTGYEVYRNGVKVGTTTTTSYTDNGLSAQTNYSYTVKAFDAAGNLSAFSAAALVTTPAGNSVTIYYKQGYSTPYIHYRPAGGTWTTAPGVAIPVSEVSGYNKITINIGSATQLEACFNNGSGTWDSNGGSNYLFGTGTWTYTPTGNIQAGAPVTPTATPTATPTPTPTPTPTPTVTPTPTPTTTPTATPTPTATPTATPTITPTPTATPAGNSVTIYYKNTAYTNSYMHYSLDGSNVWTTSPGLQLQASSYSGYKTATIQLGTAAGLTAAFNNGSGTWDNNSGSNYHFAAGTWSLVNGSLSAGVPQPDSVTFKVTVPSSTPSSGPVYLTGTFNSWNAADPAYQLTKGSDGVYSITLSLPAGTAVQYKITRGSWASVETSSSGADIANRTLTPAGGAQTVSLTVQRWKDQ from the coding sequence ATGAAACGCAACCGATGGCTAATTCCGGTACTAATCACATCTATTGTTCTGTCCGTAATGACGAATTTATTTGTACTGGCACCTTCACAGGCAGATGCGGCCAGCATCGGCACAGTCACTGAGAACGACACGATTTATCAGATTATGGTTGACCGTTTCAATGATGGGGATACCTCCAATAATGCCACCGGCGCCGCGATCCGTTACGGAGAGACCTCGGAGGATGATTTCCGCTATATGAAGGGCGGGGACTGGCAGGGGGTTATCAATAAGCTCCCTTATATTGCGAACATGGGTTATACCGCAATTTGGATCTCTCCTGTGGCAGAGCCGCAGATGACTAACCGCGACAACAACGGCACCGGTAAAAACACCGCTTATCACGGATACAACGTCAAAGACCCTAATGCCGCCAATCCCTACTTCGGGACCAAAGAGAAGCTGAAGGAGCTGGTGGATTCCGCGCATGCACTGGGAATTAAGGTAATTATTGATGTCGTGCCGAACCACATCGGAGACTATATGCTGGGCACGCAGGCTTATTATGATATCGCGGGTCTGCAGCCGGCAGCGCCGTTTAATAACCCCGCGTGGTATCATCACAATGGTGATATTAACTGGTCGCTGGCAGACGGAAGATATGACCAGTGGGCACAGGACTACCTTGAGAATCACGATCTCGGCGGACTGGATGACATCGACTTCGACGTTCCAGCTGCGAAACAGGCCGTATTCAGCTCCATTAAAGCCTGGTTTGACTATACAGGAGCAGACGGCGCGCGTGTAGATGCTGCTAAGCTGATCAAGCCGAGCGATATCGGCGAGCTGCAGAATCTCCTGGGTGTGAATACCTTTGGTGAGAATTTTGACGGCAATGCTGAATTCGTCTCCCGCTGGGTGGGCACGAATAAGGAGTGGGGCATGCTTGATTTTCCAATGTTCTTCTCCGTGCTGAACAGCTTTGCTTACGGGCAGTCTTTTGACTCCAATATCAAGAGCACTTTGGCTCAGGATTCCTATTACAACGGAAATGCGAATCATATGGTTACCTTTATCGATAATCATGACCGCAACCGTTTCCTGACAGAAGCCGGCGGCAGTGTTGAGAAAATGCAGAACGCCCTCTCCTTTATCTTCACGGTCCGCGGAACACCGGTAGTCTTCCAGGGTACCGAACAGAATAAAGGGAACGGCAACGGCCAGATTATGACTGGCGGGATCGCCGATACCTGGAACCGCTGGTCGATGGTGAAACGGGATGCGAACGGCAATGTTCTGGAGAATTATTTCAATGAGAACACAAGCACCTACAAGCATATTGCCAAGCTGAATGAAATCCGTAAAAATAACCCGGCGCTTCGCACCGGCACTCAGCGTGAAATGTGGTCCGCCCAGAACCTGTATGCCTTCTCACGCCGGATCGACAGCGGCACCAATGTTGGGCAGGAAGTCATTTCTGTATTCAGCAATGCAGCCAGCGGCACACAGACGGTTACGATTCCGCTGCGCGCAGAAAGCACATTAACTGTCGGAACCGTTCTGATTAATCAATTAAATACATCGGATACAGTAACTGTACAATCGGGAGGCGCAACAGGGAAACAGATTACGGTAGCTGTAGGTGCGAACTCAGCCAAAATCTATTCCAAAACACAGCCGGTAACAGATACCGTGGCTCCTTCTATTCCAGGCAACGTAACAGCAACCGTGCAAAACGCCTCCAGTGCGCTGGTCAGCTGGACAGCATCTACTGACAATGTTGGTGTTACTGGTTATGAAGTTTACCGGAACGGGGTAAAGGTGGGTACTACGACAACTACCTCTTATACCGATAACGGCCTCTCAGCCCAAACGAATTACAGCTATACGGTAAAAGCTTTTGATGCCGCAGGCAACCTGTCGGCATTCAGCGCAGCGGCGCTTGTCACTACACCAGCTGGTAATAGTGTGACTATCTATTACAAGCAGGGCTATTCTACGCCATATATCCATTATCGTCCTGCCGGGGGAACCTGGACGACAGCGCCGGGCGTAGCCATTCCGGTATCCGAAGTGTCAGGCTACAACAAAATTACGATTAACATCGGCTCTGCCACGCAGCTTGAAGCTTGCTTCAATAACGGAAGCGGAACCTGGGACAGTAATGGCGGCAGTAATTATCTGTTCGGTACCGGTACCTGGACGTATACGCCGACCGGGAACATTCAGGCAGGCGCACCTGTAACGCCGACAGCAACTCCAACAGCAACACCAACACCAACACCAACACCAACACCAACACCAACAGTAACACCGACACCTACGCCAACAACAACACCGACTGCTACACCTACGCCTACAGCAACACCGACGGCGACGCCGACAATCACGCCGACACCAACGGCTACTCCAGCTGGCAATTCAGTGACCATTTATTATAAGAATACAGCTTATACAAATTCCTATATGCACTATAGCCTGGATGGATCAAATGTATGGACTACATCACCAGGATTACAGCTGCAGGCTTCCTCCTATTCAGGCTACAAAACAGCCACAATTCAGCTGGGCACTGCTGCAGGTCTGACTGCAGCCTTCAATAACGGCAGCGGCACCTGGGACAACAACAGCGGCAGCAATTATCATTTTGCAGCCGGCACATGGAGTCTGGTGAACGGCAGCCTATCCGCCGGAGTACCGCAGCCGGACAGCGTTACCTTTAAGGTCACCGTTCCGAGCTCTACCCCGTCATCCGGGCCGGTATATCTGACCGGCACCTTCAACAGCTGGAATGCGGCGGACCCCGCGTATCAGCTGACTAAAGGCAGCGATGGTGTTTATTCCATCACACTCAGCCTGCCAGCAGGAACAGCAGTGCAGTATAAGATCACGCGCGGAAGCTGGGCCTCGGTGGAGACAAGTTCAAGCGGCGCAGACATTGCGAACCGGACGCTGACACCTGCCGGCGGGGCGCAGACCGTATCGCTGACGGTACAGCGCTGGAAAGATCAATAA
- a CDS encoding LacI family DNA-binding transcriptional regulator: MKVTISDVARAANVAKSTVSKVLNDSPKISAETKLRVREIMKQMNYIPSSIATGLARQSSHTVGLLIDMSKESEFLNQFFYNIIGGIESVIGPMGYELTLCNIQHHAAEDHFLNRLVLNQRVDGIIANNSVLTEELSRELDRLRFPYVSIGEMEPAASWVDFDNEAGGRMLTSHLLRQDYSKPAFIGGERNEQIFSRRLSGYLQALQQAGCIVRQDWIVNGPADEHEGYRAALKLFQYGDRPDSVVCMTNYTAFGVLKAARELGIDVPGQLGVAAFDEYPLSRYTTPPLTSLNIDTFKLGVTSGQWLMDHIQGSCTASRQLLLEPELIPRESTAGLQ, translated from the coding sequence ATGAAAGTAACCATTTCAGATGTAGCAAGAGCGGCAAATGTGGCAAAGTCCACCGTCTCCAAGGTGTTGAACGATTCTCCCAAAATATCAGCTGAAACCAAGCTAAGAGTCCGGGAAATCATGAAGCAGATGAATTATATCCCGAGCAGCATAGCTACCGGATTAGCCAGACAGAGCAGCCATACAGTCGGACTACTGATCGACATGTCCAAAGAGAGCGAATTTTTGAATCAGTTCTTTTACAATATTATCGGCGGTATTGAGAGCGTGATCGGCCCTATGGGCTATGAATTGACTCTCTGCAATATCCAGCACCATGCTGCTGAGGACCATTTTCTTAACCGGCTAGTGCTGAACCAGCGCGTGGATGGCATTATTGCTAATAATTCTGTGCTGACTGAAGAATTGTCGAGGGAGCTGGACCGGCTTCGCTTCCCTTACGTCTCGATCGGTGAAATGGAGCCAGCCGCCAGCTGGGTCGATTTCGACAATGAAGCCGGGGGACGAATGCTGACCAGCCATTTGCTGCGGCAGGATTACAGTAAACCCGCATTTATCGGCGGAGAGCGGAATGAGCAGATTTTCAGCCGCCGGTTAAGCGGCTACCTTCAGGCCTTGCAGCAGGCAGGCTGCATCGTCCGCCAGGACTGGATTGTAAACGGTCCGGCGGATGAACACGAAGGATACCGCGCCGCACTGAAGCTGTTCCAGTACGGGGACCGTCCTGACTCTGTGGTATGTATGACGAATTATACGGCGTTTGGTGTACTGAAGGCGGCCCGGGAGCTGGGGATCGATGTTCCGGGGCAACTGGGTGTCGCAGCTTTTGATGAATATCCTTTATCCCGCTATACGACTCCCCCGCTGACTTCACTGAATATCGACACCTTCAAGCTCGGAGTAACATCCGGCCAGTGGCTGATGGATCATATCCAAGGCAGCTGTACGGCATCACGGCAGCTGCTTCTGGAACCCGAGCTGATTCCGCGCGAGTCCACAGCCGGGCTGCAGTGA
- the pnpS gene encoding two-component system histidine kinase PnpS produces MKPFRIRLTLIMMALIGISMIGAGITMAKLFKDSHITALEENMSREIKLLSGTFQFTDMNSADAVSYYTKHAKLISQLTNSRITFITREGKVIGDSEKNPLEMDNHSTREEEVIAAKEGIGRAIRYSDTLDREMLYVAGAVQSEDGFDGYIRLSMGLDAVTEGLNRAWMIMAGGLVLLFVAATFVSYKVASSMTSPLEQITRVARRITDLDYDARVPIQRRDEVGQLAKAINAMADSLQAQLKTIRDNEDLLQSVLDNMTGGIVMINAEGEFALLNKASERMLDVKNSEMAGHSYKELKHHYELARLIEEGVERNEPIHEERSIYTPAERIVRLDGVPMVQDSSYRGMLFLLQEVTEIRRLEKMRSEFVANVSHELKTPVAAVKGFAETLLGGGVTDEKTARSFLQIIYDENERLNRLIGDILELSKIESKRVQLECSPVHLVEFFDSVLGTLSKVAEKKKISLSTNVPNELFIEGDEDKLRQIFMNLLSNAINYTHDGGSVKVTAVNRQKTDGTETVVFTVSDTGMGIPRKDLPRIFERFYRVDKARSRSSGGTGLGLSIVKHLVELHRGTITVESDLGIGSSFILELPLLQEHGE; encoded by the coding sequence ATGAAACCGTTTCGCATCCGCCTCACCCTAATCATGATGGCCCTGATCGGGATCTCTATGATCGGTGCAGGCATTACAATGGCTAAGCTGTTCAAGGACTCGCATATCACTGCCCTGGAGGAGAACATGTCCCGGGAAATAAAATTATTATCCGGCACTTTCCAGTTTACCGACATGAACAGCGCTGATGCGGTCAGCTACTACACAAAGCATGCCAAGCTCATCTCCCAGCTGACGAATTCCCGGATTACCTTCATCACCAGAGAGGGGAAGGTCATCGGCGATTCGGAGAAAAATCCGCTGGAAATGGACAACCACTCTACACGGGAAGAAGAAGTGATTGCGGCGAAAGAAGGCATTGGCCGTGCCATCCGATACAGTGATACGCTGGACCGGGAAATGCTCTATGTGGCGGGAGCGGTACAATCGGAGGACGGCTTTGACGGATATATCCGCCTTTCGATGGGGCTTGATGCGGTCACAGAGGGACTGAACCGGGCATGGATGATTATGGCCGGCGGACTGGTGCTCCTGTTTGTGGCGGCTACCTTTGTGAGCTATAAAGTGGCATCCAGCATGACTTCACCGCTGGAGCAGATTACAAGAGTCGCCCGGCGCATTACCGATTTGGACTATGATGCCAGAGTTCCGATACAGCGCAGGGATGAAGTCGGACAGCTGGCTAAAGCGATCAATGCAATGGCGGACAGTCTGCAGGCGCAGCTAAAGACGATCCGCGACAATGAAGATCTGCTGCAAAGCGTTTTGGATAATATGACCGGCGGCATTGTCATGATCAACGCGGAAGGGGAGTTTGCCCTGCTCAACAAGGCCTCGGAACGGATGCTCGATGTGAAAAACAGCGAGATGGCCGGGCATTCCTACAAAGAGCTGAAGCATCATTATGAGCTGGCCCGGCTGATTGAAGAAGGTGTGGAACGCAATGAGCCGATTCATGAAGAGCGCAGCATTTATACCCCTGCTGAGCGGATCGTCCGGCTGGACGGTGTGCCGATGGTGCAGGACAGCTCTTACCGGGGCATGCTGTTCCTGCTGCAGGAAGTTACGGAAATCCGACGGCTGGAGAAGATGCGCAGCGAGTTCGTCGCCAATGTGTCGCATGAATTGAAGACGCCGGTAGCTGCAGTAAAAGGGTTTGCCGAAACGCTGCTTGGCGGAGGTGTGACCGATGAGAAGACCGCCCGTTCATTTTTGCAGATTATATATGATGAGAATGAGCGGCTGAACCGCCTGATCGGGGACATTCTGGAGCTGTCCAAAATCGAATCCAAGCGTGTGCAGCTGGAATGCTCTCCGGTACATTTAGTCGAATTCTTTGATTCCGTGCTGGGGACGCTCAGTAAGGTGGCAGAGAAGAAAAAGATCAGTCTCAGCACCAACGTGCCGAACGAACTCTTCATCGAAGGGGACGAGGATAAGCTGCGCCAGATCTTCATGAATCTGCTCTCCAATGCCATTAATTACACTCATGACGGAGGTAGCGTCAAAGTAACGGCAGTGAATAGACAGAAGACGGATGGTACAGAAACTGTCGTCTTTACCGTCAGTGATACGGGAATGGGAATTCCCCGCAAAGACCTTCCGCGCATCTTTGAGCGGTTCTACCGGGTAGATAAGGCCAGATCCAGAAGCTCCGGCGGTACGGGGCTCGGGCTGTCCATTGTTAAACATCTGGTGGAGCTGCACCGGGGCACGATTACCGTGGAGAGTGATCTCGGAATTGGAAGCTCGTTTATTCTGGAGCTGCCGCTGCTGCAGGAGCACGGAGAGTAG